From the Hippocampus zosterae strain Florida chromosome 13, ASM2543408v3, whole genome shotgun sequence genome, the window ATCATGAATTCGAGTCTAGTCAATCAGCTGTCTTGGTGCTTTTCGATCTCACTGCAGCTTCAGATACTGTGGATAATGAGATTTTATTATTAGGGGTAGAATTAGATGTTGTAATTAAAGACACTGCTCAGGAATGGTTCATGCCGTATCTCATTGGgaaacttttgtgtgtgtgtgtgtgagagagagagagagttggcCCTTTTTCGTCAGCTCACACACGCCTTATGTGTCAAGTGCCCCAAGGCTCTATACTAGgcccatctttttttccccttgtataAGTTGCCACTCGGTTGTTGTATGTTATTCACATCTAAAGGTGGTTCATTCCAGTCGTTTAAAAACTGTCTGAAAGATGTGAAAGATTGGCAAAATCTAACTTTCTGACGTTAAATGACACTAAAATGATAAAAAAGTGTTTAGTGAACCAGACCATGCCATTGACCTTGGTGTTCCTCACAGTTCTTGTACAAAGAATCATGGGGTCATGATGGACAATTCTTTTAAACTAGATAAGCAAACCGGTGAAATGGTAAAAGCAAGCTTCTTTCAACTGTGACTGGTTGCTCAAGTAAAATCCTGGCTTGCCTTCTGATTTGCATCTTATTGTTTCTTAtggtttttaaattaatatttaattaGTATTTTCCATTGATTTTGGTgtctccctcatcattgtgttTCTGCACAGtgttatattttaatatatacagcactttggatAGTGTTTACAATGTTAAAATGTGCTTTCTAAATAAACCTTGAACTTGAAAAGTGAAACATTCATCAGAATTTTACCATTTCACATTTCATCACATCAACTTACTTTGTGTAGTTGAAGGTTGGAAATCGAATACTGTTTTTGATGAAAATGGTGAAATTTTCCACTTCCATCATCGGTGCGCTGACATGAAGGGAGAAAAATTAAATGAGTCCAATTGTTTGTGAGTGAAGACTGTTTGAAAAGTCACAGTTTGAGTCccagtcaggaaaaaaataaactgacaCTAGTTGATCGAGAAAAGCTAGTCAGGGAAGAAAACAAAGATGTATGCAACATTGCAGTAACTTACGTTTTTATGGTATCAATCTCAGCAGGACACCACCCTTTAATTTCACACGTCTTGACAGTGGCTTTGTAAGCTACACATCTCCCTGTGAGTATTCCTGAGCAACAAAAGAATAAACAGTCAGACAGCTTACTTTTTCACACTTTCCTCTGCATAGATAGATGCATCTATACACTCGAACAAAGAGATTATAAACTCACCATAACTTCCTGGCTTGTTAACAAGCCGTGTGCAGTTGCTATCATGGGTACAAATATATTTATCCTCACTCTACAAAACACAGAATTCCACAAAATTGTTAAAGGTGCATGAATCAACAAGAAACCAATAAATCTCAATTAATTTTAGACAGGCACCAGAGTGGTAATGTTGCACAGGAATTTGGTTTAAATTAAGACACAGGCTTGGATCTTGAAAaccttgaaaacaaaatggctggagTGAAAAATCAAAAAAACATCCTGGTACTTTTGATTTAGGACTACAGAAATTAGCAGGCACATTCAGCAATTCGAgatctatattaaaaaaaaagtcaatttcagCAAgagtctaaaaaaaacaagaagtgaGCTATGAGGTTTTCTTTTGAGCACaacgctttgcttgaattgttgccacctgactgtggtttcctcgataccccgaggacatcaggccgtggtggaggaaaggtgtgtcacgtcccgtgtttgccagcagggggcgggctttctctccgccgcccacacacctgttacgcattggtcggtgattactctgcctgtattaggacgctctggcagtcgactccctgccggagaattccacgccgtgccattatttctctcgctcagattcctaccttgattactcgttgcctcctagccttgtggctgttactacgcgtcattattcttctcgtatgaaatttattcacttgtctaatcagaccttcctcgccatttgttttccgcgagtgTTTTCGGTTGTTCGCTTTattccttccctggtccttattttgaccagcgctttttgttatttttccctgtcgggtattttgtgttctttattaaaagactccctttgttctctgacaaaatccttttacgtgtctgctttttcggggatccacctccttattttgttgtgcacgaagcgatctttccatcgcttcgggcacaacgtgacacggTGGgtatctttaagaacaatttcaaatgtaaacggtgcataAACATATGAAAGTTAACTTTTTCtaccacatttttaaaatatataaacagagataataaaataattaatctTGCGTTGCATCATATTTTATCATATTGTATCCTCACAGAGTGATTGTATTATATCATAAACTGAGTGAATCGTATGATATTGCTAACTGTGGAATGTATGGTATTGTTGGCCGTATACTGTTTAGTTATAAACACCGGGCCTCAGTGTTGGAACGCCACACTAATGATTGAACCCCATGACGATGAAGACAGGTGCTACTTCACCCACTACCATTCACCACAAAACTGGCCTCTTCCATTGAACAAACAATGTTTGTTACCCATTCTTCATCACTTGAAATGACAATACTTCACCAGTTTCACTTATAGCAATGGCAGGTGCTGACCTCTGGACAGTATCCTTGAACTTGGTTTTCTGTTGTTATCAGTTTCGTTATGATGCAGAAGACAGAAGCTccctaaacaaataaatgagcaCATCACCAATGTATgctaaagaatgtcagccactGAATTTTTCATACCTGTGTTGGCGTGACATAATCTGCGACATCCATGACTTTGTCATTGTAGACTCCAAAACCTTTCACCTTTGTCATCACAGAAGATTCAATGGCCGTGTCCCTCACTTGATAAGCCTTTTCAtagacaaacacccacctgaAATACAACGTGAAAAAAACTGAACAGTGAAacatattgactttttttcaaatttgtttttgacatgTGTATAGTAAAAATGCAAtgatagataagataagaaaaccctaattagtcttgcaatggagaaaattcccaattcacagcagcaaagttatgagaagaacaacaacaaaatataggagctgctggaaaggcagccactctcatgacgccatcttgaagtcaaaataacaaaatagtaCAGAGCAATGAAATTCTTACTTTGGTCGTCTCCGTGTACTGatacaaataatataaaaacatacagtatgagcTATTTTAAACAGATTAAAGATTCaaattgaaggggaaaaaagtgagTCGACTATATAAGGACGGTTTTAGAACAATAACAATTAACCCCCCTACATCgcactaaattaaaaaaaatatatatatatatagaaagcctgcgtgggttttctccgggtgctccggtttcttctatatatatatatcatggaTTTTATGGTAAGTGAATTACATTACGAAATACATTTTATAACAGGTAACTAGTACCTAGTAtcggatgacattttttttttcaagtaaccCTTCCAACCCTCACTGCCCTTGATTGATCATACAGCGTATATCTATAATTGAATAGTTCTGTCATCTTTAGGCTCGCTGCTTGAAATACATTTGCAATATTATAACACATCTGCCATGTACTGTAGTTAGCAACATTGTACATTTATGGTTCGGATTTGTTGTTTGGCCAGATTGGCACTCACCCAATGAAGTAAGTAAAGATGAGGAGTTGGACAGCTCGGTTGATGATGCCGATCGTCCAGCTCTTGACAACCACTGACTTAGTGGTTTCATAGGTGAAGAAGTCAGTTATGCAAGACCACATGCCAGTACTGTGTGAGTAAGTATGAATAccaggtgaaaaaaacaaaaaaaaaacaaatgacaatacAATCATGCAAACGATGCAGTGTCGATTAAATTAATAGCAAAGATTTTGCGGTATTTCAACTTTAGCATTACAGGTTTCATTCCCAAAATGACATTCACGATTTAATCAAAAACATAACTTCAAACCATTAACACCAACAGTGGTATCCAAAAATAGAAGGGGCGTATGACTTCGCAATTGCCAGCTGTTAATTTCCACTTCAAAGAGAAATCACTGGATCAAAGTCAAATTCATCTGTTTTTCATGTGCTTCAATACTCCAAGCGTCCAAACCCTCGAAAGCTGTTCCCTCTCTCTATTATTCCACCCTCACCCACTTTCGTCTAAGACACCGCCCTAAGGCTCACTCACCACCTTCACCAATCCGATTATCATCAGCATCATGTTTCCACTTTCTCTCGATTTTATGCTCTCATAGCGCAACACACACGAGCACGTACATGCGCACATGCCCGCACGCAATGGACCTGATTCATGACGATGCCTATGCACAAATTTGGGATTCATCAAAATCGTCGTACTTTAATTTGTACATACACTGTGAACACATTTTGAACCAGATCCTGCACATGCACAGTTAATGATGCATCGGCTTTCCCAAAAAACgtcaaacaaacatattttacccaaaccggagtacccggagaaaacccatgcatgcgcggggagaacatgcaaattccacagaggaaggccgtagctggaattgaaccctgagattctacactgtgaggccagTTGACCACCGGGCTGGCACTGTCATTTATAAACTAAATTATAATTTTGATTATAATTTAAATTATATTCTAAATAACCTTGAAGGGCACTTGTCATTACTGTCACCCTTGTGCTGTGACGTTCATGTTTGTAAAAATTTATCTGCATCCTAATGGCAGCATTTTACATTCAGTCTGTTGTGATGGAAAGGGACTATGCTGCTCTTCTCACTCGATAAAGCGAGGAAAGATCTCGGTAATTTAGGCCTCCGATTTTACAGCACACCTTTACAATGtattgcaagcactttttgctTCGAATGAAAGGGATGTAAGGGAACAGACATAATAAAacaagaataaaacattttcataaaaacagaataaacaTTATCATTAAGTATTTATAATTTTCAAGTACCTCCGCAGACTGGCCAAGGATAaggaaaggaggaagaggagaataCTTCCTTCTCAAAtcaatgagcatttttttcccgtttgttttggaaaaattgaTTTGTAAGAAAGAACAATCACACCAGTCGCTCAAAGCACTAACTACATTACCATGATCAGGATTCTCATCATCTGATTTATAATACATTTAAGGGATTTAGACGTCCACAGCTTTCAgttaggattttttaaaaaatctttcctTGGAACAACTAAATCCTCACAGGTTATATAATCAATTATTCTCTCAGTCAAAACATATAATTCAGGACAAGTTTCTAAAAACAAATTACAGTATGTTCGTGGCGTTTACCAAACCGGAACCAACGCGCTGCGAGGCTTTGTTTCCTTCACGACCGACGTGTACGTGGGAACCAAATAGACAACATTGTGGTCGGACGTATCGAGAGGAGATCGACAGATTCGACACAAGGAAGGACTCATAACAGGTAAGAACAGTCACTCACTGGTAAAGGTTAGAACGCGATTTCTTAGGGTGACACTGGTTAAATTCGCCCATAATAAAGTTGGGTGCGTCTGTGCGATGTTTTACTGCGTTCAAGTCAGATTTGACTCTCCTGCaatcaaaaaaatattataagGGATCAATCACAATAATTAAGTCTTTCTCAACACTACGAAGGGCACCAAatactcaaataaataaaaagaacataTTTTTAAGAATGCCTCTactataaacaaataaacacaagtaTTGATCACGTGATCAGAAATACATGACAAAATATCCAAGGATTCGACAGTGAAATATAGTTTTGAAACATGGTACAAACATTTTCGAAATGTTGTTATGATGCTGGCCTATATTTAAAACACAGGTACATGACATTTTCTGTATTCTACCTTAATAGACAAGGAATGTTAGTCCACTACATAAATATTTTGGACCCTCATCAAAGAAAGCGCAAATGGCAGTAATGCCGTGGTGCTACGGCAGAGTCAGCGACTGGTACCAGGCACGAGTCGACAGGGTCCAGGGTGTGTCACGACGGAGTAATGGCAAATATACCCtcctcaacccgtattgttttgtgtttttgttattgtaaagtgtccttgggtgttttgaaaggcgcttataaataaaatgtattattattattattatttcttgtcTTGAATTTGAATTGTCTTATCCCACTCCGTTTGTGTGTTACAGATCAGCCGTCAACATGACTACCAAGAATGGACTTATAACTGATTCATTCAAGGTGGTGAAGAAGGCAAGAAAAGTGGCAAAGCGGGATGAGAAGCCAGCTCCTCCACCACAGAGTTTGTATACTTTTCCtatttgtctgctttttccgtCAAGTTAAATGGCTGTTTTagaatattttaataatatGTTAATTTTTTCAGAATTCATTTCTCAAGAAATTTTGCAAACAGTGGTTCTTGTCATTTTGATAATGTCAAACTCCGGTGTTCAATTTGCAATGGGAGAACAAGTTGTTCTTAAATGACGCAAAACAAGACTTTACTAGTCTTTAGGTACAGGGGGAgatggcacggtggtcgactggttcgcacgtccaccttacagtgcagaggtgcagggttcaaatcGGGCTCATGTTCTcccacgtgcctgcgtgggttttctccaggtacgcTGGTTTCCTCCCTAcagccccaaaacatgcatgacaggttaatgcaGGGGACggtaacccaaaatgttgaaagagccatataggacaaaaaaaaaaccaaaaagcaaatatgtctggagccgcaaaaaaataaaactttttatttttatcattttttagCTGTTAGCTTAGCGGGCTAACAGCTGGTACCTACTGTAAACAATCGGGTCACGCTAGCGAGCGGGTTGTCCGAACACAGTAAAcgtaaaaagataaaataaaataatggagaTGAGAAGAAACGAAGATGCCTCTCTCCTCCGCGATGTATACTGTTTATGagttcacagtcataatggccctccgagggaaaatgatgtggcccacaacaaaaatgagtatGTCACCTCTGCTGTCAGTGTTCAAAAAGGAGTGGCCAGGGATTTCATTCTGCATTAGGTATAAAGATGACCTTATTATGCTTGAATTATTTCTGAATTTTCTCTATTGTATATTGAACAGATGCCGAAACTTCAATACGTCAACACGAAGAGCAACAGAAACTGATACAGTTTGACCTGGACTGGAGATTTGGGCCTAGTACAGGTAACCCTGTTATATTTATTCATGCCTTGGAATGCGTATTCATCAAAATATTGCAGATAAATGTCCCATGAAGTGGTCACAGATGAGCGGGTGGGAAAAGGTAAAAAGGTGCAGCGTAAAGACACGCTATGGCAGCCACTAGTCACTGCCTTACATCATGAAGACAAACGTAAGACGTCTCATGGATGATAACATTGCAAAAGTGGCAAGTGCAGTTACCAAGAAGGTGTACAAAATCGTGCCCACGCTGGCAGTTTCGAAAAATTACAAAACTAGTATGTGTGATAGTtatcttgcattaaaaaaaaagagataatgaataattaataaatGACACCGCAATGAGtgtaatttaattaaaaaaagttctCTCATTCAACAGAGGTCaaggatcattcattcattctgtaGTAAAATACACATTTACCACTTTTAAATGGTCGGTCATGTTGTGTGCAATGtcccgtacttttttttttttttttcatggtgctGTCTTTTATGCATGTCCATGTGGGATGTCCACATGAACCGATGCTCGCACATGAGAAAGTATGTTCCTCCGTATAACTTTTGAAAAGATTCCACAAAGCAGAGAGCATCCTTCATAAAAAAAGTTCTCTTGTTGCACTGGCAAAAAGAATGAGCTGGTACCAACCCTGAGGAAGAATTAAACGAAAGACTCATTGAGTTAAACCACTCTCGAAACCACTCaggatgtaaaaaaacaaaaatgttcgaTCCTGATTTGctaagcattcttttttttaatgatcatacATGTTTCCTGCCCTAGGTATCAGCAGGCTTCAAAGATGGGACCGGGCAAAACTTCATGGTTTGAATCCACCCGAGGACATCAGAGAACTGCTGCTCTTAAAACAAAATGGTCAAGAGTACAAGCTGAGGTGAAATATATTTATGTGATTGTGTGTCCTGCGAAACACTTGGAAGATgaacatattattattaatattgtgattattattattgttactttAACAGCATGTAAAAGACCggaggtaggggggggggtgtacattTTGCTGTCATTTGTCATTCGTCAGCAACCTGCACACCTATCCATCCATAATCGTcagttgtcagagattttctcggacaaagttaaagaaatgactcggcacacaggaaaattgtcttcaatatcggcgggagcggacctctgagagcgaacgacggttgttgctccgcgatcacactcaaagtcccgtctccgcgagttcgacattttattgtaacatttttactttactttaaacatgatacgaTTTAGCTCATTGATTCCTCTAACATCACTCCATCTATATTTCAAGCCAAACAATCCTGTAATTATCAGTCCGTCAAGTTAATTTTACCTCCACTTccatcagtttaaaaaaatattattttttatttattatttccgTCCCTTTTAGTATGTTatttggaatacattttttttgataGATTGTTGACGAGTCACACCTAattgcaaacattttatttgtttttcagtttgtgGAGCCAATATCCTCTATGATGATGAATCAAGATGAGGAAAACCTGAGCATcaaggattgttttgttggatgcattctttggtttatgacaatgtttgtctgcgtgtcatacagttttctggCTAGTTgtaagtaactgtcccgttgatcaccggtgtctggtaattcttgtgcatactgaaggatttttgttgccatttgcattgcttccttgctggatggtggcttgtcatcaggagttgaatcgatgccttgttgtttaaagtttcgtagatttgcgtctttccgactccaagtgtctgctggatctttttaaactttgtgtccaataggtttttattccgcgtgaaggatattcctttccatagaattccgaggatgggaatatttactgtacttacAGTATACTTGCATAATACTTGCAAAATACTTgataccgagagttcaaaaagcgaaacacgacgaggtcaatagcAAAAGCAGTTTATGAGCAAGGAAGCGGCAAGGCAAAGGCAATACTCCAGTAACAGGTGCACAGCAGaggggtccttaaatacagagtgtaactaatcatagattggcatt encodes:
- the LOC127612934 gene encoding P2X purinoceptor 3-like, which codes for MIVLSFVFFLFFSPGIHTYSHSTGMWSCITDFFTYETTKSVVVKSWTIGIINRAVQLLIFTYFIGWVFVYEKAYQVRDTAIESSVMTKVKGFGVYNDKVMDVADYVTPTQGASVFCIITKLITTENQVQGYCPESEDKYICTHDSNCTRLVNKPGSYGILTGRCVAYKATVKTCEIKGWCPAEIDTIKTAPMMEVENFTIFIKNSIRFPTFNYTKGNFLPTITGKYINKCNFDMVNNTYCPIFKVGDVVRYAQQNFTKLADKGGVIGIKIGWMCDLDKSDDQCNPSYSFTRLDAMSQKNAVSVGYNFRFAKYYKMENGTEYRTLVKAYAIRFDVLVNGNAGKFNMIPTLINMVAAFTSIGVGTVLCDIILLNFLKGAALYKAKKFEEVSDNSLDSLNNRLYRSQLSFQQNESFMKPSDFGAYSIEHYS
- the pold4 gene encoding DNA polymerase delta subunit 4, whose translation is MTTKNGLITDSFKVVKKARKVAKRDEKPAPPPQNAETSIRQHEEQQKLIQFDLDWRFGPSTGISRLQRWDRAKLHGLNPPEDIRELLLLKQNGQEYKLSLWSQYPL